In Dromiciops gliroides isolate mDroGli1 chromosome X, mDroGli1.pri, whole genome shotgun sequence, the genomic window ACAGACCACTTCTTAGAGAGCAGACTACTTAGGTTTGGTAATTGACCTATGGCATTTAGCAGGTGCCTAACACTCATTcgtttatttattcactcattccttcattcatgaaGGCAGCACACTTCTATAACCACTCTacttctaaagaatgagtgggcagAAGTGAAAACACTGCCCCTGATGGCTACtacctgtttgactttgggcaagtcacttaatatccctgtgcctcagtttcctcctctataaaaggagagggttggagtaagtggcctctgagatccctttcaactctagatctatgatcctaaagaGATGTCCCAGTATGTAGATCCCTATCTAAGAAACAGGACAAAAGCCTTTATTACatcaccatctgctttgctgctcaCCCTAAGGACCGTGGGACTTTTCCATTGGACTTACAGCTGAACCCTTTTATGTGTTTCTCTCCTCCATGGAATCACTCCCTAAGTGATtggtgctttgtacatagtaagttactaaatgttttattcattcattatgacATCCTTGAGAGTTTCTTCAAAGTGTATCCCAGATCTTTCTGGCATATTAGCCAGGTAGCAGATTACTTTGAACCCTGACTACCTGACAATCCAAGCCTCCCCgactccctctctcccacctccagcTTGGCCCCCAGTGGATACCAAGCAATTTGAGCCTCCCCATTCCCCACCTCCGCCCGTTTAGCCAGAAATCTTCATGGTACCTGCAATCCAAggctcccctcctctccattccccccacccccctccatccCAGATACCGCCCATCCCAAGCCTCCCCATTCTCTTCCCCTCGCCCCCgtccagcccccacccccactccccccgAGACGCTTGAGTCAGAAATCTCCACTCATTTtgaagtttaaaagaaaagaggttTTTTTTATTGTTACCATTACACTAGGTTTAAGTGATGGAGGTTACGCCTTCATCTGAGCTATCTAAGGGGTCAGAGATGCTCGCCTTCCCCTCTGCCTGGTGCTTCTCCAGCTTGGCGATCAGGTCCTTGGCTGGGTTGAAGACCCCGTTGGTCTGCTGGTCGCAGACATAGCAGCGCTGCGAGGTGCGGAAGTGAGCCAGGGCACAGCTCTCGCAGAAGTAGTGCTTGCACTTGGTCACCACGGGGTTCCGGAAAGACTGCCGGCAGATGAAGCACTTGAAGGGCAGGTCCTCGTCGTCGCTGCTTACCTCGTAGTTGTCTTCGTCCGGGCCCCCGTAGCGGCCCTCGTCCAGCTCGCGCTCGATCTGCCAGCCGTGCTTGTAGTCGGAGCGGTCGTGCAGGAACTTGCAGCTGTCCCCGAAGCCGCAGAAGCCGGTCTCCTTGTAGTCCTTGCAGATGTCGGGCTGGTAGTCCCAGCGCACGGTGGCGCGCAGGTGCTCGGGCGCGCGGATGGGCCCCTTCCTCACCATGCCCGACGAGGCGTTGCCCATGGACGTGTCCTTGGGCTTCACGTACCTTTGGTAGTTGTTGATGCCCCGGTAGATCTTATCGTCCTCTTTGCCGCGCAGCTCCTCTTGGATCTTCTGGCTGCGCTCGAAGATGGCCTGCGCGTCGTGCTCTTTCTCCGTGTCCAGCTCGTACACGGCGGTGGCGCCCATGTCCTCGGGGCCCACGGGCTTGGCCGAGCGGGTGGACTTGTAGACCACGCTGACGGCGGCCGAAGGCTCACTCTCGTCGTCGCCGCCGCTGCTGGCACCGCTGTAGGCGGCGGGCGCCTTCTTCTCCCGGCAGCTGCCGCGCGTCTTCTGGATCATGGGGTTGGGGACCAGGCGCCTCTTCTCCCGCCGGACCACGACGTTGCCCTCatcgctgctgctgctgctgctgctgctgccgtcGCCGCCTCCCCTGGGGTGCTTGTCGAAGGCAGGCCGCTTCCGGCGCCCCGCGGCGCCCTTGCGGCCCGATTTCTTGAAGAGGAAGGTACACACCGGTACAGCCGGAGGCTCCGGGGGCCGCTCATCGGCCATCTCGCTCGGTCTGCGATGGCAGACTTCCGACACTAGACCAACTCTTGAGTACTGGCCGCCGCCGACGTCACGTCCCGTCGCTAGGAAGCGAAAGGTGGGCGGGGCCTTTGCGGCGCGAGCTGATTGGCCACAGGCGGGGGCGGGGCGGCGCGGGGGCTGCTGGGAACGGAAGTGTCCCCGGTCACCTTAACCCCGCTGCCGGTGGCGTTCCTGCAACCCCTAACAGTCCGTGGCCGCGAGCTTTCGGCGGAGATGTGGTTCGAAATTCTTCCGGGCCTGGCCGTAATGGGCGTGTGTCTGACGATCCCGGGAGTGAGCACCACGATCATCCAAAAGTACAGCAATGGGGGCAAGGTACAAAAGTACAGCAGTGGCTGCCGGTCAGCGGCCCCCCTGTTATCGGCCCCGCACACTCGGGCTGGGGACCCGGACGCGGGGCTCCGTGCCCCTGTGCCCCTTCGGGCTTTGAGCGTGTCTCTACAGCCCTAGAGCCTGGAGAAGAGACCCAGAGCTGGCccgaggaggggaagggaagggaactggGGAGGATCGCGTATAGGATTCTTGCTGGAGAGGGGACCTTAGGGGCCATCGAGGCcaacccccccattttacaggggaggaaactgaggcccggtgAGGGGAAGGGACTCGGTCCAGGTCACTCATGTAGGATGGTAGAACTggacctggaagggaccccagcacCTATCCAATTCAACCCctccccccttcattttacagaggaagaaatggagacccagggaggggaagtgacGTATCCGAGGGCATACAGGATTCACacccgggtcctctgactcctaatCCCGCGTTCTTTCCATTAATAGCTTCTCATCTACCTCACTCAGATGACTGGCCAGAAAGTAAATACTTTCTGTGCTAAGTAAAGGAGTACCCTCTCTAGTTTTGCCCTAAATACTGTTAAACTAGGGGACAAGCCCTGACTTTCTTTCTGTAATGCAAATAGAAGGTTGGAGGCATCTCTGTTGcctgagaaaatgaaaagaattcctCCTTTACGGAAATAGGGGAATCTATCTGGTGGTGTAGTGGTTacagcactgggtctggagtcaggaaggtgagttaaaatctggcttcatacattattagctgtgtgaccctgggcaagtcacttcacctttcttaGCTCCAAATTCGTCATTTATATAAAgcgagatcataatagcacctatctcccagggttgttagagaggatcaaatgagatagtatttgtttgtttttgtttttgtttgcagggcagtgagggttaagtgacttgcccagggtcacacagccagtacgtgtcaagtgtctgaggctggacttgaactcaggtccttctgaatccagggctggtgctttatccactgcaccacctagctgcccctaaatgagataataattgtgaaagagCTTAGCCACATTACCTGGCACATAAACTGTATAAATTCTCATGcgctttcttcctctcctctcccaccatGAGTATGGAGCACTACACATATTGTCAGATTTAGAATATGTTAGTttgtctaaattctttttttccttcttgttctctATCATATGGGATGGCTTGCAGGGTAGAGTTGGAGGTGggatattcagaaatgaagatgatacaTAAATCTGTAttaaatctatataaatatacagattttta contains:
- the RNF113A gene encoding E3 ubiquitin-protein ligase RNF113A — encoded protein: MADERPPEPPAVPVCTFLFKKSGRKGAAGRRKRPAFDKHPRGGGDGSSSSSSSSDEGNVVVRREKRRLVPNPMIQKTRGSCREKKAPAAYSGASSGGDDESEPSAAVSVVYKSTRSAKPVGPEDMGATAVYELDTEKEHDAQAIFERSQKIQEELRGKEDDKIYRGINNYQRYVKPKDTSMGNASSGMVRKGPIRAPEHLRATVRWDYQPDICKDYKETGFCGFGDSCKFLHDRSDYKHGWQIERELDEGRYGGPDEDNYEVSSDDEDLPFKCFICRQSFRNPVVTKCKHYFCESCALAHFRTSQRCYVCDQQTNGVFNPAKDLIAKLEKHQAEGKASISDPLDSSDEGVTSIT